A portion of the uncultured Bacteroides sp. genome contains these proteins:
- the pnp gene encoding polyribonucleotide nucleotidyltransferase has product MINPIVKTIELGDGRTITLETGKLAKQADGSVMLRMGNTMLLATVCAAKDAVPGTDFMPLQVEYKEKYAAFGRFPGGFTKREGRASDNEILTCRLVDRALRPLFPDNYHAEVYVNIILFSADGVDMPDALAGLAASAALAVSDIPFNGPISEVRVARIGGQFVINPSFEQLAKADMDIMVAATYENIMMVEGEMSEVSEAELLEAMKVAHEAIKIHCKAQMELTEEVGKIVKREYCHEVNDEELRKAVHDACYTKAYAIAESGNKNKHEREDAFKTIRNEFKATFSEEELAAKGALIDKYYHDVEKEAMRRCILDEGKRLDGRKTTEIRPIWSEIGYLPGPHGSAIFTRGETQSLTSVTLGTKMDEKTIDDVLFHGKERFLLHYNFPPFSTGEAKAQRGVGRREIGHGNLAHRALKKMIPDNYPYVVRVVSEILESNGSSSMATVCAGTLALMDAGVKIKKPVSGIAMGLIKNAGEEKYAVLSDILGDEDHLGDMDFKVTGTKDGITATQMDIKVDGLSFEILERALNQAKEGRMHILGKILETIQEPHAELKDHAPRIETLTIPKEFIGAIIGPGGKIIQGMQEETGATITIEEVDGIGRIEIAGTNKQAIESAIRIIKGIVSVPEVGEVYKGKVRSIMPYGAFVEFLPGRDGLLHISEMDWKRLETVEEIGIKEGDEIEVKLIEIDPKTGKFKLSRKVLLPRPEKK; this is encoded by the coding sequence ATGATTAACCCAATTGTTAAAACGATCGAGTTGGGAGATGGCAGAACCATCACACTCGAAACGGGAAAATTGGCAAAACAGGCTGACGGTTCCGTCATGCTGCGTATGGGAAATACCATGCTGCTTGCTACTGTTTGTGCCGCTAAAGATGCCGTTCCCGGAACAGATTTTATGCCTTTACAGGTAGAGTATAAAGAAAAATACGCTGCATTCGGCCGCTTCCCCGGCGGTTTTACAAAAAGAGAGGGAAGAGCTTCTGATAATGAAATCCTTACTTGTCGCCTTGTTGACCGCGCTCTTCGTCCTTTATTCCCCGACAATTATCACGCAGAGGTATATGTAAATATCATCCTCTTTTCAGCTGACGGTGTTGACATGCCTGACGCTCTAGCCGGACTTGCGGCATCCGCTGCATTAGCCGTTTCAGACATTCCATTTAACGGTCCTATCTCAGAAGTCCGCGTAGCTCGTATTGGTGGCCAATTTGTGATCAACCCGTCTTTCGAGCAACTTGCAAAAGCAGACATGGATATTATGGTAGCCGCTACCTATGAAAATATCATGATGGTAGAAGGCGAGATGAGCGAAGTTTCTGAAGCCGAACTGTTGGAAGCCATGAAAGTTGCCCATGAAGCAATTAAAATTCATTGCAAAGCCCAAATGGAACTAACTGAGGAAGTTGGCAAAATAGTGAAACGCGAATATTGCCATGAAGTGAATGATGAAGAACTTCGTAAAGCCGTTCACGATGCTTGTTATACCAAAGCGTATGCAATTGCAGAATCCGGCAACAAAAATAAGCATGAACGCGAAGACGCCTTTAAAACGATTCGTAACGAATTCAAAGCAACATTTAGCGAAGAAGAATTAGCCGCAAAAGGCGCACTCATTGACAAATACTACCACGATGTGGAAAAAGAGGCTATGCGCCGCTGTATTTTAGATGAAGGCAAACGCCTCGATGGACGCAAGACAACAGAAATTCGCCCTATCTGGAGTGAAATTGGTTATCTGCCTGGCCCTCACGGATCTGCCATCTTCACACGTGGAGAAACGCAGTCTCTTACTTCCGTGACACTTGGCACCAAAATGGACGAGAAAACCATAGATGACGTGTTGTTTCATGGAAAAGAACGTTTCTTATTACATTATAATTTCCCTCCTTTCTCTACAGGTGAAGCGAAAGCTCAACGCGGTGTTGGCCGTCGTGAAATCGGACACGGAAATCTGGCTCACAGAGCACTTAAGAAAATGATTCCTGACAACTACCCTTATGTAGTACGTGTAGTCTCAGAAATTCTTGAATCAAATGGTTCTTCTTCTATGGCAACTGTTTGCGCCGGCACACTGGCTTTAATGGACGCCGGAGTTAAGATTAAGAAACCCGTATCAGGTATTGCAATGGGGTTAATCAAAAACGCAGGAGAAGAAAAATACGCCGTACTATCTGACATTCTCGGTGATGAAGATCACCTCGGAGATATGGACTTCAAAGTAACAGGAACAAAAGATGGTATTACCGCTACTCAGATGGATATCAAAGTAGATGGTTTATCATTTGAGATCTTGGAACGTGCTCTTAACCAAGCAAAAGAAGGACGTATGCACATCCTCGGAAAGATATTGGAAACAATACAGGAACCACACGCTGAGCTGAAAGATCATGCACCTCGTATAGAGACACTAACTATTCCGAAAGAATTCATCGGAGCAATAATAGGTCCTGGTGGAAAGATCATTCAAGGAATGCAGGAAGAGACCGGTGCTACTATCACAATTGAAGAAGTTGACGGTATAGGTAGAATTGAAATAGCCGGTACAAACAAACAGGCTATCGAAAGTGCGATACGCATTATCAAAGGCATTGTATCAGTGCCTGAAGTAGGCGAAGTATACAAAGGCAAAGTTCGCTCCATCATGCCATACGGTGCATTTGTCGAATTCCTTCCGGGAAGAGACGGTTTACTTCACATTTCAGAGATGGATTGGAAACGCCTTGAAACGGTAGAAGAAATCGGGATCAAAGAAGGTGATGAAATAGAAGTAAAATTGATAGAGATTGATCCTAAAACTGGGAAATTTAAACTTTCAAGAAAAGTTTTACTTCCACGTCCGGAGAAAAAATAA
- the buk gene encoding butyrate kinase has product MKILAINPGSTSTKIAVYKDGVSILICNIRHSVEELSGFSRIIDQFEFRKSLVMQALETNHIPFQFDAVIGRGGLVKPLQGGVYEVNEAMKHDTLYAMRSHACNLGGLIASDLASRIAGCRAFIADPGVVDELDDIARITGSPLLPRVSIFHALNHKAVARRYAKECGTVYENLNLIICHLGGGISVAAHRSGKAVDVNNALDGDGPFSPERAGTLPAGQLIDLCYTGKFTSEELKKRISGRAGLAAHLGTTDVPSVIQSIENGDSKAELVMDAMIYNIAKSIGAASVVLYGKVDAILLTGGMAHSDYVISRIKERTSFLAPIIVYPGEDEMEALATSVLGALTGEFPIKEYK; this is encoded by the coding sequence ATGAAAATATTAGCGATTAATCCTGGCTCCACTTCTACAAAGATAGCAGTTTATAAAGATGGTGTTTCTATATTAATTTGTAATATCCGTCATAGTGTAGAGGAACTTAGTGGTTTTTCTCGCATTATTGATCAGTTTGAATTTCGTAAGTCGCTTGTTATGCAGGCATTGGAAACAAACCATATTCCTTTTCAGTTTGATGCTGTTATTGGTCGTGGTGGTTTGGTGAAACCTCTTCAAGGAGGGGTGTATGAAGTGAACGAAGCAATGAAGCATGATACGCTTTATGCTATGCGCTCTCATGCATGTAATCTTGGTGGGCTGATTGCGTCTGATTTGGCCTCACGGATAGCCGGTTGCCGTGCTTTCATTGCTGATCCAGGTGTTGTGGACGAGTTGGACGATATCGCTCGTATTACAGGATCACCACTACTGCCTCGTGTGTCTATTTTTCATGCATTAAATCATAAAGCTGTTGCAAGGCGTTATGCAAAAGAGTGTGGCACTGTTTATGAAAACCTTAACCTTATTATCTGCCATTTAGGAGGAGGTATTTCCGTTGCTGCTCATCGTTCCGGTAAGGCGGTAGATGTTAATAATGCACTCGATGGTGACGGTCCTTTTTCACCTGAACGAGCCGGAACACTTCCGGCTGGTCAGCTAATAGATCTTTGTTATACCGGAAAGTTTACGAGTGAAGAACTGAAAAAACGAATTTCCGGTCGGGCAGGATTAGCTGCTCACTTAGGTACTACAGATGTACCCTCTGTTATTCAATCAATAGAGAATGGTGACTCTAAGGCCGAATTGGTGATGGATGCAATGATTTATAATATTGCAAAAAGCATTGGCGCAGCGAGTGTGGTCCTCTATGGTAAGGTGGATGCTATTCTGCTGACCGGTGGAATGGCTCATTCTGACTATGTGATTTCCCGAATAAAAGAACGCACCTCATTCTTGGCTCCGATCATCGTTTATCCGGGTGAGGATGAAATGGAGGCTCTTGCAACTAGCGTATTAGGAGCTTTGACAGGAGAATTTCCTATTAAAGAATACAAGTAA
- a CDS encoding phosphate acyltransferase: MKPIQNFSQLTAHLKTLNRRKRVAVVCANDPNTEYAIVRAIEEGFAEFLLIGDSTVLTKYPALAKYPEYIEVMHVEDPDEASIVAVKVVREKQADILMKGIINTDNLLRAILDKDKGLLPAGKVLTHLAVMQIPSYHKLLFFSDAAVIPRPTLQQRIEMIWYAIHICHDFGINQPRIALIHCTEKVSAKFPHSLDYVNIVELADAGEFGDVIIDGPLDVLTSCERESGDIKGIYSPIEGQADVLIFPNIESGNTFYKSVSLFAKAEMAGVLQGPVCPVVLPSRSDSGLSKYNSLAMACLICKETIE, from the coding sequence ATGAAACCAATTCAGAACTTTAGTCAGTTAACGGCTCACCTGAAAACGCTTAATCGGAGAAAGCGAGTTGCCGTGGTTTGCGCCAACGATCCTAATACTGAGTATGCGATAGTACGTGCAATAGAGGAAGGATTTGCGGAGTTTCTACTTATAGGAGATTCAACAGTATTAACAAAATACCCTGCGTTGGCAAAATATCCTGAATATATAGAAGTAATGCATGTTGAAGATCCTGATGAGGCATCCATTGTGGCGGTTAAGGTTGTCCGCGAAAAACAGGCAGACATACTCATGAAAGGAATCATCAATACCGATAATCTGCTGCGTGCTATTTTGGATAAGGACAAAGGTCTGCTACCGGCAGGAAAAGTGTTGACTCATCTGGCTGTTATGCAGATTCCATCTTATCATAAGTTACTTTTCTTTTCGGATGCAGCTGTGATCCCCAGACCCACTTTGCAGCAACGGATTGAGATGATCTGGTATGCCATACATATATGTCATGATTTTGGCATCAACCAACCGCGTATTGCATTAATACATTGTACAGAGAAAGTAAGTGCTAAATTTCCTCACTCCCTTGATTATGTTAACATTGTAGAATTGGCAGATGCAGGAGAGTTTGGAGATGTTATTATCGATGGTCCATTGGATGTACTAACTTCCTGTGAGCGTGAAAGTGGGGATATCAAAGGCATTTATTCTCCTATTGAAGGACAAGCTGATGTACTTATTTTCCCTAATATAGAGTCTGGTAATACATTTTATAAATCAGTTAGCTTGTTTGCCAAAGCTGAAATGGCAGGTGTACTTCAAGGTCCTGTTTGCCCAGTCGTATTACCTTCGCGAAGTGACTCCGGCTTGTCTAAATATAACAGCCTCGCCATGGCATGTCTCATTTGTAAAGAAACAATAGAATGA
- a CDS encoding LD-carboxypeptidase, whose translation MSSLILPPYLQKGDKVAIVSPSSKIDKNLLIGAQKRLDSWGLKPVLGKHSESSFGLYAGTIKQRLEDFQSAMDAEDIKAILCSRGGYGAIHFIDKIDFSLFRKRPKWLMGFSDITVLHNLFQANGFASLHSPMAHHLSVEPENDPCTLHLKNILWGELPQYTCEPHKLNQTGKVRGILRGGNMSVFYGLRGTIFDIPAEGSILFIEDVSERPHAIERMMYNLKLGGVLEKLSGLIIGQFTEYNEDNSLGKSLYEALSDLLKEYNYPICFNFPVGHVTNNLPLINGAEVEFTVNKKLVELKF comes from the coding sequence ATGAGTAGCCTCATCTTACCTCCATATCTACAAAAAGGCGATAAAGTGGCCATTGTGTCTCCTTCAAGCAAAATAGACAAGAATCTTTTAATCGGTGCACAAAAGAGACTTGACTCTTGGGGACTGAAACCAGTTCTTGGCAAACATTCCGAAAGTTCCTTTGGGCTATATGCCGGAACAATAAAGCAACGGCTCGAAGATTTCCAGTCGGCAATGGATGCCGAAGATATAAAAGCAATCCTATGCAGCAGAGGAGGATATGGAGCTATACATTTTATTGATAAAATAGACTTTAGCCTATTCCGCAAACGCCCTAAGTGGTTGATGGGATTTAGTGATATAACTGTTCTACACAACCTCTTTCAAGCGAATGGATTTGCCTCACTGCATTCCCCCATGGCACACCATCTTAGCGTTGAGCCCGAAAACGACCCTTGCACACTTCACTTAAAAAACATCTTATGGGGAGAACTACCGCAATACACGTGTGAACCTCACAAACTAAACCAAACAGGAAAAGTGCGAGGCATCTTACGAGGAGGTAATATGTCCGTCTTCTATGGATTGCGAGGAACCATTTTTGACATTCCGGCCGAAGGCAGTATTCTATTTATTGAAGATGTGAGCGAACGTCCGCATGCGATAGAGCGGATGATGTATAATCTAAAGCTAGGCGGTGTTCTTGAGAAGTTATCAGGCCTCATCATCGGACAATTTACCGAATACAACGAAGATAACTCCTTGGGCAAAAGTTTGTATGAGGCTCTGTCCGACCTACTAAAAGAATACAATTACCCAATATGCTTCAACTTTCCCGTAGGGCATGTCACGAATAACCTACCTCTAATAAATGGGGCAGAAGTAGAATTTACTGTTAACAAAAAATTGGTAGAACTTAAATTCTAA